tcatttgtaaCTTGTGATGAGCTGATCAACCTTTAGGTAACATTTTACTGTAATATATAAacctcaaagaaaaaaatcaacaaaacccAGTGCATGAAAATACTGCACAAGAAATCAAGGTCTGTATGTTAATACTTTGCATCATCTGTTGTTAGTTATCAGAGTGTTGAAGCTGATGCCTGATGATTTAAAAATTCTGCAATTTTTCGCTTTGCACCTTTAATGTGCCGCTCAACATGACCAACTTACTGTTCAAGTTAAGTATGTTGGCCTAAAATGTACCTTATTTTTGCCCCTTCCTGGTCTGCCACCTCTGAACTTCGGCGTGGAGGTTTTTCCCTGTGAAAAGTTCCCTCTTCCTCGAGGAGAGGAGCAGTATGGGAAGGTATTCTGGCGTGGTGAGAAATGCCGAGGAGAACGTTGTGCGGAGTATGGGCTTATGCCGGGGGCACCCTGAGAATAGCCACCCCTCGGAACGTGGCCGCCTCCCCCGTAAGGACTAGGTACTGCCGGCCCAAGAAACATAGCTTCCATGGGAGACCTAGGGATTTGAAACTGGGGTGACGGCGAGGTGTATTGCTGTGAGCCACGAGGACTCGGTGTTCGATAATGCTGTCTCTGTTGAAAACCGCAGTTTGTTAGATTTGAAgtgccgttgttgttgtacggGTTGTAGTGATGGTTCCCCCCACTACCTCGTCTGTTTGGCGAAAATCGCGGACTTTGTGGCGGATACCCTCTACTGTACATGGTTAACGGTTCACGGTGAAAGCTACAATATCGAAAAAAGTTGCAAACGAAGATAAAATACCTGACGGAAGcctaaaaaaacatgttttaacgCGAAACGTGTAAGCGGGAACACGTCTTCTTGTGAACTGTCCTACTTTAGCTTGGGGAATCCCATGATGTACACTGGTTTTGGTGACGTCATGGGGTTAGCGTCACGGGGAATCACCACCGTACAGATGTCTTTGGCTTCCCAATCTAATAAGTTGACAAAAAAGGGATTAATTCCACCGGCTGTGACGTTTTCCTGGTGAAGACCTTTGGCAGAAAACCGTCCTTTGTTTTTGTGCTGTCTTGTGGTGTCAAAGTCAAGATGCATAATGTCACAAAGGCGGTACAAGACCGAGGTAAGGGGGTGGCGTGGCGTTGTACCTTCTGTTCGAAGTTCAACATGACTGTTCAAGTACTGCACATTCTATCTTGTCACgccaaatattttgtttttcacgttctctaaaaaataattatgtctTTAACTGGCCAATGTTTAGTATTgaaattcacagaaaataataaaatcttaaatctatttatttattagataaAAGATTAAGAAAATAATAGGCCCCACTTtattactatatttcacctacatgtaagtttggTATTTAAGGAAAACTTAATGCACTGATCTTTTTTCTGTGATAAGAAATCTGTTTAAACTTCACAAGCAAACTCTTTAAGTTGAATGAGTCAATTAGactcaaacaaaatgtgttactttaaaaatgttaaaatttaatcacACCTAAttgtagttttattttaactacaTTGGCAACACAGGATAAAAACAAGAGATAATCACAGCTAGATTAGGCTTGCTTATTAATTCAATCACTGTGTCTTTTACCAGCCAGGGATCAGTACACGAGCTGgccatgaatatttatttttacgtgtatggcaaatGTAAGCCTACACGTATAGGGGATATTGATGCATTGACTTATTTGATTCTTAATCAAGCATAGATCTGTAATATGCTTTGGAAATTTAATAGTTTTTCAAATCTTAAAATGTATTAAGTGATAACTATTCAATTGCCAGCTGTTAGCCATCATATCTGAACTGGTAATCATTATAGACTTCAGGTCATGTTCAAAGCAAGCTGTCTACATTGTCAACATGTGGTCTGCTCGGCATGTCTTAAACCTGAGTGTTGCATCACAGAGGGATTAACAGGTGTTAATGGCATGATTTGTGAACCGTATATTACCTTGATTACTTGATTCCAGACAGgtagaaatgaaaaatgttgttGACAGTGTTTTGTAGATGTTGATTTAATGAGATTTAATGACATGCAGTGCACAAAACAATTCACGTTAATTCCTTAACATTAAATTTGCATCGTGTCTCGCTGGGAAAGTATGAAGCTTTTTCCTTttaatttggtatttatttatgacaCCAAAGGTTAAAATACAGTGTACGATGGCAGGATAATATACTTATTTATGAACAGTCAGCTGTAGTGTAAGGACAGAGGGATGTtttatgaagtaaaaaaaaatcattattcattaatatttatgtcATATCATGTATTCAGTTATCAAGAAAGAATGTGATAATAGTTATGATAAATGTTTTCTCATTATGGACTAATCTAGCTCTCACTAAGATATGAAGATCTTTCTGTCAAAATCATCatctgcatgtgtatgtgtcaaAAGATGAAACAATTTATTAAGACACACAGTTTGAGCTAAATGTGAAGTGATAGAAAAATGTAACACCCTTTCTATGAGCTACTATTGTGTACGTTCGCCTTGTGCACACACACCTTTCTTGTGCACACGCACACCTCTTGTGCTCGTGCTcctatttatgtacatgtacacatacacctctgatgtacatgtacacctctaatgtacacatacacctCTTGTGTACAAGTACACCTcctgtgtacatttacaccTCTAACAGGAGGCTTGTATGCATGAATGATCCATCGGATTAGGtgtaatacacaaaataatcaaatgcttgtgtttttttctgtcggTCTCCAGTCACCCCTAGCTCTGCTAAGACGATGCACATGTCGTTTGACAATCCTGCTAGGGTGATCATCAATGCCATAAGTCTGAACAAGGACGCTACACAAGTTGTCATAGCAGGCAGAAACAGTAAGTATTTTTCCGtacaccctaaatgaccataaatttcgtccaagACTAACTTTTTGCTGATTGTGAgggttctgttgattttagaaaggtgttttgaggattGCTTGGAActtgggatgatattctgctggaaaattttGTGAAGGTTTGCCGCACCAAGAAGCATGTTTGGTTCTTCTGTGGTGTAGTCGTTTTATATCCTTTAGTTTCaaattttatcttgtgtttttgttaCTCATTTGTTTAAATATGACGTCTCTCATTGGAGTCCTGGACTAATAAACCtgaaatatttgtatgtttgtgtcttttccataaaatatttgaatatttaacttacaaattttttaacatttgcatTCACAGTTTTCAAAATAGTGTCCATCGAGGAAGATCATTTTGTGGAGAAGACCAACCTTAGGGTGGGGAAAAACATCAATTTGAACTTCAGTGCTGCAGATGTAGAATGGAATCAAAAGGAAGGTGAGTCGAGAGCCAGTCTCTGTTTACAGTTTAGCGCCATTTATCTGCAGAGATCATCTGACAGAAAAAACCTCTGTCCATTAGATATTCataaacatagtgtatttcattCAAAAATAACGCACAAATCATTCAGGCTTTAAAGTTCTCTgactttttcatatttttctttttgcagaTCACATTTTAGCATCTGCTGCAACAAACGGCTCTGTTGTGATATGGAATTTGAACAAACCGTCCAAGTCAAAACAAGGTATGTAGCCATGCTCTTGTGTTCATGAATTTTGATCTAAAATACTCCAGTCAGCTGTGTCAAGTGGTTCAGTCCGGCAAtgatctacatgtgtgcaatgaTCAACATGAACGGGGGTGTGGACTCAGTCCCTTTCTTGGTCAGTGAAACTCCATGGTTTGTGTTagggctttggtgacaaaaagcGATTAGCAGCAATTTGTGGGCGATTTGCACAGGTTATCTTACGGGAAGGTTGTCCCACCATGAATATGACATGCCCGCTTACGTCGCTCTGCAGGTGAAAATCTGTCTGacacgtggaaaagtctgtTAGTCccttgtaaaatataaatggttAACTTCTGCATGTCCTTCAGTAACGATAAAATTGAGTGGGATGAGTTGCTCATACAAAGCTTCTTGATGTTTGTATTGATTAAAACTTGTCCTGTAAcagtcattttaaaaattcaagtGTGAAAGTCAGCCAGCTTTAGGCAATCTTAGAGGCTCGAAGAACCCTTTGAGTACACACTACCAAACCTTGACTACTGCTGTACTCTAGGGTATCAGCAAACATCGAGAAACTTACCAAACTGTcgaaaatatattattttatatgtgtttgtgaaggccttggggaaaGACAGTTTCGTACAAATTGACTGAATtgccttcaataaataaagatatcacCATATAAAAGActgtaaataacctaaaaatcTCTCCTTGAGTGTTAAAAGTGGCTCATttgtcctgattctgagagttctgtttaTCTTATAGGAAAGGTGCATTTAACTGAGTTTTGTtttgaaggtaggatgatattctgctgaaaaaatataagtttcgaaactaaaagtaattttttatgacatatattttgACCTccttaaaaatgcacttctagggacaaaatttgaaagtcattgacaataaataaacaaacaattaaactgGGATGTAAATGTTCATATTCTTGCTTTGTAGAACATGTGTTCAACGAACATGCGCGGGCTGTGAACAGGGTTTGTTTCCACGCCATGGAACCTCACATGCTTCTGAGTGGAGACAATGGGGGCTGCATCAAGCtgtttgtaagtacatgtacatatacttggtgGCATAGGTTTATCCAGGTGGGGTGTCTCAATGTCTTTGACACATCCTTttgtaaaaaattaaaatgggAGAGATGGGTAGACTGGGAATGAgatggcctgatttcaaattctagCTAAATCTATGCTTAGTGGTATCTCAGTACAACAGTGATAGACCGAGAATGGTGCCCTCTTAGATGGAATGTCTACAGGgcatgatctacatgtaggataacAGTCTGGGCACCCATACACTCTAACATTCATTTGGTTAATTTGAATAAGGAGTTTttcatataatacaatattttcaCGTAAATAGCCTTATTTGGTGTTGTAGAAAAGTTCCACACTTAAGAAACCAATTATTTTGGATGTATTAAAGATATATGATCATGATTACCCttcccccacccctcccccacacTTAATTGTTTTCTCAGTTTAGTGAAGACCAAccttatatgcatgtatatgaataatCATCCTAGATCGGGTCATGGGGCCGAGGTGGCCAGCATGCCAGCCCAGTgcagtgacacaggagcctctcaccaatgcagtcactgatagttcaagtccagctcatgctggcgtcctctcaagtcgtacattggaaggtctggcagtaacctatGGATTGTCATGAGATTCCTAtggtttccttccaacatattggtggccgctgttgtatgaatgaaatattcttgagtatagcgtaaaacacgaatcaagtaaaataaataaaaggcgactggtattttttgtgtgttactCAGGATGTCAAGCGTAAAGAAGTGAGTATGTCGTTCAACAGTAACTCTGAGAGCGTGCGTGATGTTCAGTTTAACCCTCACCATTACTTCCTGTTTGCTGCAGCCTACGAAAATGGTAATGTTAAGGTGAGTAAACAGGGCTAGAGATCTTCTTTTTTGAAGAAGGGAAGTCAGTGTTTCAGGAAATCAGTTTTCaagcttttcattttattttttggaaaaaacgtgtgaattattttttaaaaacattcgCTTGATTTTGTACTCATCGTCGTCTAGTTTATAGACTTTTCCAAGCCCTATATTCAACAGTATTGACATATGTTATTCctatttttatcaaataaaaacagattgTACTTTTGTATGCAGGTGGATTGACACCTTGCCTGTCAGTCAgttcatccaaaaaaaaaataaacagctttCCAGacttgattggttgattttatTGAACTTGGGTAACAGCTTCACCAATGCAAGTTTAAGATCACATTTTGGCCTGTTTCATCCACTTTTTGACAAAATGATGACTGTTTATTCTTCTGTTATGGACTTTGACATGCAAATTTTGCTATCTGTATTATTCTGAAGGCAGAAACTTGTAGGGGACATGTGTTTTTGTTAAGTAagaatgctgttttttttttacttacggTGCATCCTTTCTGACTGCAGCAGGTATAGGTAATTTTTATAAAGCTCAGGGGGATTAAAAGCTGGAAGATCCAGATTTCATGTGGTCATAATTTATTTCCTACAAATTTATTTcacgtttttcattttttgcccTTAGATCTGGGACATGCGGAAGCCTGATCGGTGTGAGCGTCAGTTTACGGCTCATGGGGAGCCCATCTTCACCATTGATTGGCACCCAGAGGATTCTAATTGGATAGGCACAGCTGGTAGGGACTGTACCATTAAGGTAAGTCAACAATTCcaattgatttgattgatgaaAGTTTTCAGGGATTTACCCAGATTTCaggatatattttaataaataaaaagttaaattcCCCTAGCCTAATTTCTAGAAAGTTTACTAAATTTTGCATATAACTTGGCAATTTCCATATTTATAAAAGTTATCTGCTTTCACCCCTGTAGAATCTTGCAATGCATGTAGTTTTTGTCCTGGTAGATCTGTGGtcgtaagttcaaatccagcactcACTGGCTTGGCTACTGCAGTTTTAAGTTGGGAGGTTTCTCAAGTGGCTGGGAAATGGTGGCGGTTTACTTGATCACATcactttcctccaccataaacTACACCACTGGCCTATAAGCGTGAAATTCTTGAACACACTGTTAAGCATCAATCACATTTCacaatttgtcattttttctttgatgcaTGACATCAACAAAGTTTAGTTTCTGGCTGAATGTGAGATATTTTACAGACTCTGACAGTTATACACAGTGGTCCAAATGGCAGAAAAAACACATCATATTCTAGGGTAATACTGCTGTGTTGTGGACTGCCTAAACCACACATACAGGCAGTAAGAAATGTTACAAGGTCCCCATTTCAACTGTGTCTTTCAGAAAATACCGGAGaaattaacaaatatttatatttatccaAAGAATTACACTTATTCCTCAGGTGTGGGATTTAAGTAAGATGAAGTCAGTTCATATAGTCCAGACTATTGACCCAGTGTCCAGGATAAAGTGGCGGCCTCAGAGGAAGTACCATATTGCCAGCTGCTCCCTTCAACTGGACTTCAACATCAACATCTGGGACATCCGCAGACCTTACATCCCATTTGCTGCGTTCACAGAGCACAAGGATGCAGCCAAGGGTGGGCAATCAGTAGATTATTAACTTGATTGTTTGGTTAACGTTTAATAACTTAAAAAATAACGTCTGTGCCTAAGAGTTTCTCACTCATTCGATGGTTCCCAGTTTcctaacaccataatgctggctatctttgtacaagtgaaagattcttgactATGGggtttaaaacaccaaacaaatatatgtCAGCTGTTTGGGTagttgtcaggtttatgggtggaagaaagcaGTGGACCATAAACCAGTGACCttcagtaggtacatgtacctaaagaTGCCCTTGACATAAAGCGAAACAAAATAAGCTGAATTTAAACACTCTTGTTTCATTCACCGGTAACAGCAGTCCTGGTACCGGTACCGGTAACTGAAAACCGGTAACTGAAAACCGGTAACTGAAAACCGGTAACTGAAAAAATTCTTCTGCATAGAATATATTGTTTCGTTTTGGATATGACAACTATAACTTTGGAAATTTGTGAGCATTATCAATTTCATAATGCCTAAAGGCAGAAAACTGGTTTCAAGCACTGAGGTATTCTTGTTTCGTTAACCTAAAAGCCCTTAAACAgtcatgtagatgtaagtgataaattcttaagtatggctgTGAAAaccaatcatttaaataaataaatttgtaaaattttgagtTTTTAGGTTGTCCCTACATTTAGATACCACATATGACAGATTTTACCTTTGAAAATTCTTAattacagtgttaaataccaaacaaatacataactAACTGACTTTTTGAAACCTTTGATCACCATTCCATGCAGGTCTGGCATGGAAGCATCAGGACCCACACGTGTTCCTCAGCTGTGGTCGTGACAACACGCTTTACCAGCATGTATTCCGGGATGCTATCCGCCCTGCTGATCATATCGTACCTGCCGGACTCGACTTCAGTCTTCACGGAGCTGTCTCGTTTGCTAACTGTGATAAAGGAACTGTGGGTATGTACCATTATAGCTGATTGTAGAGCCTTGGTGATAAGTGGTGAACAGCATATGTAGGGCCGTTTGCCACTCTCACATTGTTGAAGACCTCTTTTCCTCCCCCTATAatatggtgtgtaaatttatACGTCACACctaggaaagttcatcagtgacttgccCAAGGTTTATGGTTTTCCGCCAGTAAAGCTCCACCATTTCATAAGAGAAAAATTTGTAACTTTGGCATTGCTCACCATTGAATTGATTGTACAACAGCCGCAAGTGCGGGGTGCATTCAGATCAGTGGGATCTTCGGGGACAGCACTGTTGGTCgtgttgttgtcttttgtatgtatgaatgtatatagcTTCACTTTTTAAACTACACTATACTTTAccttgttttatatgtattggTGCATCTTTTTTattggactctgaagtacatgtttactgtatatTGTGTTCTCTGtaaaggccttggggaagaacggTTTCATTATAAATTGACTGAGATACCTCTGACAAATGAAGATATTACTATAATGGAATATGTGCTCATAAACACTTCCCAAGATGCAGTTAGTTTTGTTCAAGACTCTGActttgttttctccacccaccACTAAACATGACCGccatttttgagtatggtaaaaatcagaaaaatcaaaaaaaaagacatgtagACGTATTTACTCTAATTTATCAGCCTTTCTGCAGAAATTAAAATGGAATTCAGgatattttgtgttgttgtgtgaaataaaatgtctttgctgaaaaatacggatacatgtatacacaaaacaaaGTGGAATACAGATAACATGAAGAAtaaatttgatgacatttttgatcagcagaaattgtttttttctcatttcatCCGTCATTCTTGAATGAACTCTTTCGACAATGAAAGGTTCGCGACCAAGTGGCTTGACATCAATCTTCAGGAAAACCCCTGACAGAAGTGAACAGTTCTCCCAACAGGTCACCAGCAGTCTCTTTATGGCAGACGACATTGAAAAGGTATTAAAACGTAACTCACTTGTGAAATACATGAAGAATATTTGCTTTGGGTTGCAGGGAATTAGGCAATTTGAagtgactgaaaaagtgtatttgtatgcttgggtttttacgacTATCacactgaagacaccagacatgacactggTGTCACCTTATCCTCTCACCTTATGctgccaaccagttctgtttccttgctctaacctctcaagatctgagcaccaagcaaggcagcaacatcTATATTTCATTGACAAGCCAGTGTTGAAATTGACAGATTGACCCCTGCCATTTGTCAAAGCGACAGTGTCACATCACAaaggggacatcactctgtTGTAGTATTAATGTATAGCTAATGTGTCCCACACGGTCATTTTTCCATGATTTTCATCCAATATTTAGTCTCGTATGATTCAAAACATTGTTGATTCACATTCCATCGTTCCCATTTTGTGTGTAGTATGGCTATGATTCTGAATTTTTAAAGCCGTTTTTGctttgttgtcacagtccattAATGTAAATCTGTCACTGGATGGGTTTGTGGAGTCTGCGAGAGGATACCAGTTGTCAGGGCGACCCATCGAGGAACTGTTCGACCTCAATGCAAATGTTGCTCTCAGTCTTGAAAAAT
This DNA window, taken from Liolophura sinensis isolate JHLJ2023 chromosome 11, CUHK_Ljap_v2, whole genome shotgun sequence, encodes the following:
- the LOC135478298 gene encoding LOW QUALITY PROTEIN: GATOR2 complex protein WDR24-like (The sequence of the model RefSeq protein was modified relative to this genomic sequence to represent the inferred CDS: deleted 1 base in 1 codon); this translates as MHNVTKAVQDRVTPSSAKTMHMSFDNPARVIINAISLNKDATQVVIAGRNIFKIVSIEEDHFVEKTNLRVGKNINLNFSAADVEWNQKEDHILASAATNGSVVIWNLNKPSKSKQEHVFNEHARAVNRVCFHAMEPHMLLSGDNGGCIKLFDVKRKEVSMSFNSNSESVRDVQFNPHHYFLFAAAYENGNVKIWDMRKPDRCERQFTAHGEPIFTIDWHPEDSNWIGTAGRDCTIKVWDLSKMKSVHIVQTIDPVSRIKWRPQRKYHIASCSLQLDFNINIWDIRRPYIPFAAFTEHKDAAKGLAWKHQDPHVFLSCGRDNTLYQHVFRDAIRPADHIVPAGLDFSLHGAVSFANCDKGTVGSRPSGLTSIFRKTPDRSEQFSQQVTSSLFMADDIEKSINVNLSLDGFVESARGYQLSGRPIEELFDLNANVALSLEKFQVAQTWQILKLLYSNSLTFTPTFGTQQSRSMSLTPQTIEKQDIERLKQNLDNTFPDIQAVGWGGEEGRNHLRLSGGTEDDSDAENSEQENLAEIATGLGNQCSDFFFGDVDVEQLTWNSLQDLTLPSEAFQPRHEILDQSTPPETQLLNGAIDSPPSANESDLNNQHPDQETEIQALIKSLQPITRLPEWKFSDIVLDMLKYYAEQGDIQTSVSMLIVLGERLRGKIDEQTQENWFASYIELLGRYELWSVANKVIKLSGLPQIGMLNQQSTTVHTNCNNCSNKLLQSGWLCQRCKSLTNTCSICHLPVKGLYAWCQGCSHGGHIHHLQEWLLKNSSCPTGCGHLCEYT
- the LOC135478297 gene encoding uncharacterized protein LOC135478297, translating into MYSRGYPPQSPRFSPNRRGSGGNHHYNPYNNNGTSNLTNCGFQQRQHYRTPSPRGSQQYTSPSPQFQIPRSPMEAMFLGPAVPSPYGGGGHVPRGGYSQGAPGISPYSAQRSPRHFSPRQNTFPYCSSPRGRGNFSQGKTSTPKFRGGRPGRGKNKNIDCNPGGSSDIRMYYNNSMMEDPWKRLSPKPFINAPPSTT